A window of the Pogona vitticeps strain Pit_001003342236 chromosome 4, PviZW2.1, whole genome shotgun sequence genome harbors these coding sequences:
- the CD93 gene encoding complement component C1q receptor codes for METLLQIFWLALLLAVMAQPSEEVEALCAGTTCYTLNFGRLNWMDAQRNCKNNGGNLMTLKSREEALLVPELLGKMPPGTTGTDMEVKIWIGLHREKGKCYQHHQPLKGFTWVTGGEETKYSNWGREPMGTCLTKKCVVLQQTPSSSEGLVWADTSCSRIVEGYLCKFSFQGMCRPLVLAGPGTAKYTTPFGVTTTSLVAVPFGSSAEVVCGPKGEERTNTFLLCKPQANSNTSEWSSPGPFCASPAYGCSYSNGGCEHECLDLGGGLFQCACHSDYQLGGDQLSCVPVDYCSSNPCQGQCIPQQGGFTCACSVGYMLADDGLRCVDVDECSIPQHPCEQICINTMGSFTCHCKQGYQPSGPDNRTCQDIDECARDKPCEQLCVNTPGSFLCSCQRGYQLEGINGNSCLDVDECQEELCEHMCINHLGSYQCSCRSGWILAPNEVSCLPDTTSSTFSPPTQRDREQASSMNRDHVSEAPALLPDSSVPAEQDKALVSQDSTSQTSVFNSPLDANNHVRDDHTDNNSGSLKQLLYYTLGGVAAFLLLALVLSGVTYRKMKAKDTKKKSKSAADNYSWVPDQGESRVGSNEYM; via the coding sequence ATGGAAACTCTCCTTCAGATCTTCTGGCTCGCGTTGCTTTTGGCAGTGATGGCCCAGCCCAGTGAAGAGGTTGAAGCTTTGTGTGCTGGCACCACTTGCTATACACTCAACTTTGGGAGGCTCAACTGGATGGATGCTCAGCGAAACTGCAAAAACAATGGGGGCAACCTGATGACTCTGAAGAGCCGAGAGGAGGCTTTGCTGGTTCCTGAACTGCTGGGCAAGATGCCCCCAGGCACAACTGGCACAGACATGGAGGTAAAAATATGGATTGGGCTCCATCGAGAGAAGGGCAAATGCTACCAGCACCACCAGCCGCTGAAGGGCTTCACCTGGGTGACAGGAGGTGAGGAGACTAAATACTCTAACTGGGGACGGGAGCCTATGGGTACCTGCTTGACAAAGAAGTGTGTTGTCCTTCAGCAGACTCCTTCCTCTTCTGAGGGGCTGGTCTGGGCAGATACCTCATGTAGTCGTATTGTTGAAGGCTACTTGTGCAAGTTCAGCTTCCAGGGAATGTGCCGGCCACTTGTACTGGCGGGGCCAGGGACTGCCAAATACACCACCCCATTTGGCGTGACTACTACTTCCCTTGTAGCAGTGCCTTTTGGCTCCTCAGCTGAAGTGGTGTGTGGCCccaagggagaggagaggactaACACCTTCCTTCTGTGCAAGCCACAAGCAAACAGCAATACCTCTGAGTGGAGCAGCCCGGGGCCATTTTGTGCTTCCCCTGCATATGGCTGCAGTTACAGCAATGGGGGTTGTGAGCATGAATGCCTGGACCTAGGCGGGGGCTTGTTTCAGTGTGCTTGCCATTCAGACTACCAGCTTGGAGGAGACCAGCTTTCCTGTGTCCCTGTGGACTACTGTAGCTCTAACCCATGCCAAGGACAATGCATCCCACAACAAGGAGGCTTTACGTGCGCCTGCTCTGTGGGTTATATGCTGGCAGATGATGGGCTGAGATGTGTGGATGTGGATGAATGCAGCATTCCCCAACACCCCTGCGAACAGATCTGCATTAACACAATGGGCAGCTTCACGTGCCACTGCAAGCAAGGCTACCAGCCTTCAGGCCCAGATAACCGGACTTGCCAGGACATTGATGAGTGTGCCAGGGACAAGCCATGTGAGCAGCTTTGTGTCAATACACCAGGctccttcctctgctcctgcCAGCGAGGCTATCAACTAGAGGGCATCAACGGCAATTCTTGTCTTGATGTGGATGAGTGCCAGGAGGAGCTTTGTGAACACATGTGCATCAACCATCTAGGTAGCTACCAGTGCTCTTGCAGGTCTGGCTGGATTCTGGCCCCCAATGAAGTTTCTTGCCTCCCTGACACTACCAGTAGCAccttctctcctcccacccagagagacagagaacaggCAAGTTCAATGAACAGGGATCATGTTTCAGAGGCTCCAGCCCTGCTACCTGACTCTTCTGTTCCAGCTGAACAAGACAAAGCCCTTGTATCGCAAGATTCTACCTCCCAGACAAGTGTATTCAACAGTCCACTGGATGCTAACAACCATGTCAGAGATGATCACACAGACAACAATAGTGGCAGCTTGAAGCAGCTCCTGTACTACACTTTGGGTGGGGTGGCTGCCTTTTTACTGTTGGCTTTAGTTCTCAGCGGAGTCACCTACAGGAAAATGAAAGCCAAGGACACCAAGAAAAAATCAAAGAGTGCAGCGGACAATTACTCTTGGGTGCCAGATCAGGGGGAGAGCAGGGTAGGAAGTAATGAATACATGTAG